The proteins below come from a single Leptotrichia sp. oral taxon 223 genomic window:
- a CDS encoding ABC transporter ATP-binding protein — MSLLKTTDLGISFGGLRAVDDVNIEIKEGELVGLIGPNGAGKTTIFNLLTGVYKPTDGDISINQISINKKTTPQIVALGVARTFQNIRLFKELTVLDNVKMALNSSMSYNTFEAIFRLPRFWKEEKEITDKALDLLDIFDMAEMANITAGNLSYGQQRKLEIARALATNPKLLLLDEPAAGMNPNETKELMNTISFIRNKFKIAILLIEHDMDLVMGICERLYVLNFGKIIASGLPDEIQNNKEVIAAYLGE, encoded by the coding sequence ATGTCACTATTAAAAACGACAGATTTAGGAATATCTTTTGGCGGGCTAAGAGCCGTTGACGATGTAAATATTGAAATAAAGGAAGGTGAACTGGTTGGGCTAATTGGACCAAATGGAGCTGGGAAAACGACAATATTTAATTTGCTGACAGGTGTTTACAAGCCTACTGACGGAGATATTTCTATAAATCAGATTAGTATAAATAAAAAAACTACTCCACAGATAGTTGCTTTAGGAGTTGCCAGAACATTTCAGAATATAAGGCTGTTTAAGGAACTGACGGTGCTTGACAATGTAAAGATGGCACTTAACAGTAGCATGAGCTACAACACTTTTGAAGCAATTTTCAGGCTTCCCAGATTTTGGAAGGAAGAAAAGGAAATAACAGATAAGGCACTTGATTTACTTGATATTTTTGATATGGCTGAAATGGCAAATATTACAGCTGGAAACTTGTCTTACGGGCAGCAGAGAAAACTGGAGATAGCAAGGGCTTTGGCTACAAATCCGAAATTATTGCTGCTGGATGAGCCTGCGGCGGGAATGAACCCGAATGAAACTAAGGAATTAATGAACACAATCAGTTTTATAAGAAATAAATTTAAAATTGCAATCCTGCTAATCGAGCATGATATGGACTTGGTAATGGGAATTTGTGAAAGACTTTATGTGCTAAATTTTGGAAAAATTATTGCTTCAGGGCTGCCTGATGAGATTCAGAATAATAAGGAAGTTATTGCAGCTTATCTGGGAGAATAA
- a CDS encoding ABC transporter ATP-binding protein, with product MLNVNDLNVYYGGIHAIKSISFQIKKGEIVSLIGANGAGKTSTLHAISGLVPIKSGEISLNGENVTNIDAYKLVSRGMAHVPEGRRIFTELTVLENLEMGAFTRNDTEQIKKDMEHMFSLFPRLAERKKQLAGTMSGGEQQMLAMARALMSSPSLLLLDEPSMGLAPLLVQEIFNIIVKINKEENVTVLLVEQNANMALSIADRGYVLETGKIILEGTGKELLTNPEIKKAYLGG from the coding sequence ATTTTAAATGTAAATGATCTAAATGTGTATTACGGCGGGATTCACGCTATAAAAAGCATTTCATTTCAGATAAAAAAAGGTGAAATCGTTTCTCTAATTGGTGCAAATGGTGCGGGGAAAACATCCACACTTCACGCTATTTCAGGGCTTGTACCAATAAAATCGGGAGAAATTTCCTTAAATGGAGAAAATGTAACCAATATTGATGCGTACAAGCTTGTCAGCCGTGGAATGGCACACGTGCCAGAAGGACGTAGAATCTTTACAGAACTGACTGTACTGGAAAACCTGGAAATGGGAGCATTCACAAGAAATGATACAGAGCAAATAAAAAAAGACATGGAACATATGTTCTCGCTGTTCCCAAGACTTGCCGAACGTAAAAAACAACTGGCAGGAACAATGAGTGGAGGAGAACAGCAAATGCTGGCAATGGCAAGAGCCTTGATGTCAAGCCCTTCGTTGCTATTACTGGATGAGCCGTCAATGGGACTGGCACCATTATTAGTGCAGGAAATTTTCAACATTATTGTAAAAATTAATAAAGAAGAGAACGTAACTGTGCTGTTAGTAGAGCAAAATGCCAATATGGCGCTTTCAATTGCAGACAGGGGCTATGTTCTGGAAACTGGAAAAATTATTCTGGAAGGAACAGGAAAGGAACTGCTTACAAATCCTGAGATTAAGAAGGCTTATCTAGGAGGATAA